Below is a genomic region from Spartinivicinus marinus.
GGCATTATTATGAAGCATACTCTACTACCAGGCATAAGCAGTCCTTTTATTCTAGAGCTACCCGATTATCACCTACCCACAACCAAAACGGTCTTAACCCACACCTGGAGCCGCCTTAAAGGCTTTATTGTAAAAGCAGGTAAAATCATTATTGTAATGGTAGCACTCTTAAATGTGCTCAATAGCCTGGGTACAGATGCAACCGTTAATAACGAAAATACAGAAAACTCCATTTTGTCTGTGACAGGCAAAGCACTGACACCTCTGTTTAAGCCAATGGGTATTAATGATGCAAACTGGCCAGCAACAGTGGGAATTTTCACTGGTGTTTTTGCTAAAGAAGCAGTGGTTGGCACCCTGGATGCTATGTACAGCCAGCTGAATGCTACCAAACAAGCACTGGATACCCCTCAACCATTAGCTTTTTGGCAAAAATTTTATTCCGCATTATTAACGATTCCAACCAACTTAGCTGGCTTAGCCGATGGCTGGGGTGACCCTTTAGGGATGAATATAGGTGAGATAACTAATAAAGAAATTGCGGCAGAAGACCAAGATATAGCAGCTGAAACCTTCTCAACCATTCACCATTTATTTGGTTCACCACATGCGGCGTTTGCCTACGTGCTATTTATTTTACTTTATACCCCCTGCCTGGCTACCTTAGGGGCTATTTTTCGCGAGGCAAACACAAACTGGATGTGGCTGGTCGCAGGCTGGACATTCGCTATTGCCTACACAACAGCTACGGTATATTACCAGGTTGCCACTTTTGCCGAACACCCACATTATTCCATTGGCTGGTTTGTCACGCTAGCAAGCTTATGGATAGTGGTACTCATTTTCCTAAAACGGCGGGTTAACAAGCTTACAGTTAATCTCAATCAAAATGTTGTGAGTGTTTAAATTATGTTATTAGATATGCGTGATTATATTAAAGAACAACAATCCGTCTCACTGGAAAGATTAGCCAAACACTTCAATACTCCTGCCCACGTAATTGAAAGCATGCTAAAACATTGGGAACGTAAAAGCGTTATTACTAAACATAACCCCAAGCTTTGTAATAAGAGCTGCAGCGGGTGTGATGTTCAAACCAGCACAATATATTGTTATTCCATGTAAAGCTTGGTAAGCGATCTCAATAAGCCAAACTATTTGCTAATCTTATAGCAGTGCTTTCCTAGTCATCAGGCTACACTATTAAAAAAAAGGCCCATTATAGCATTAGTTCTTATAATTAGTGTCACGATTAGTAAATCATGGGCTGTTGAAGCCCTGCGCTTAGCTACTGGGGAATGGCCCCCTTATGTATCTAAAGATCTTAAACATTATGGTGTAATTAGCCTCATTGTTATTGAAGCTTTCCAGTTAGCAAGCAACCAAACAATCAAAGTTGAATATCATTTCTTCCCCTGGCAACGCGGGCTTGTGCTAGCCAAGCAAGGCAAATACCACGGAGCTTCTTTTTGGGGTAAAAGCGCAGAAAGAGAGCAGGATTTCTATTACTCAAACGCTATATTTGAAGGGCCTTATATGATATGGCACCTAAAGGCCCTATCCTTTGACTGGTCTAATGTCAGTGACTTACAGCCCTATAAAGTAGGTGGCCTTATTGGTGCTAATTATGGCGATGCATTTCAACAAGCTGAGTCTGAGGGAAAATTAATAGTTGAAAGAACCCCAACTGAGCCCCCCAATTTTATGAAATTACTTCAAGGGCGTATTCAACTCTACCCCCTCGATAGAGAGGTAGGCTATTCAATTTTAAGAAAGTTCTACCAGCCTGAACAAACCAGAAAAATTGTATACCACCCTACACCACTTATTAACCCAAGATATTACTTATTAATTAATAAAAAAACAAAAAAGGCTAAAGATTTAATAGCTACATTCAATTCTGGATTAGATCGATTAAGAAAGAATGGTCGCCATGAAGAACTATTTAACCTGTCAAGAAAAGGATACTTCAATCTAGAAAACCAACGCGACAACACAGTTCAGAAAGAACAAATAACAACTTTATAGATAAATGTAAAAATATGTAAACAATCAAGATTCGCGTTGAGTTTATTTATGATTCATATTATTATTCAACCGTTCAACTATAAATAGTTTTTCATTATTAGTATCATGCGGATCATATACAGTGAATAGGCGTTTTTTGGAAGCGATTGGCTTTGTAATACTCTTCAATATATTACTTGGGCTAATAGTTAGGTTAGTCACATTAATTGTTGACGTAAATATTATTGGTGCCATATTGACTGCCTCAAGTGTAGTTGCTTCAATCTATTTGCTGATCAACTACGAATCACTATTGAAAAATCTGGTCGAAGAGTAATTTTCTGAAGAAAGCTAATTTTTAAGACATACTGTTAATAAGTAATTCTCTAGGAATCCATATAGAGCCAAACTTGAAGCCTGGATGATTTAATTAAAACACAAAGCACTCCGAACCACGGACAAATCTGGTGTATGACAAGCATACCAGTACCTTGTAACTTTCCATTAAATCATTATTTCCAACAACTTCGATGGGTTGACACTCCCTGTTACAACAACTATAGAGCATAAGTTATATATGCGGAGTTTCATGGGAAGTCGTTACTCGATGCAGCCCCTAAAAACCATTCCTATTGGGTACACTAAGTATCTGATTTTCATGATACAAACTGGTTATCGATCAGACAAAGGCTAATCTGCTTTTTACACTATGAATATATAGCTAAGTTAATCCTCCAATCAATATTCAAATTGTAAAAAAACAACTAAAATAGTATATAAATATTATGCTTTAGCTTAGAGATGAAGGGCATAAAATATGGATTTTTTTGAAACCATTACTACAACGCCTGAAGTTACTACTACAACAAATATTTTTAGTAAGAAGAAGTTACTGATTGTCGATGACTTTGAAAGTTTCCGATTATCACTTAAAAGAATGATGGTAGATATCGGCATCAGCTCAATAGACATGGTTCAGAATGGAAAGCTAGCCATCGCATCCTGCAGTCAACAGCCATATGATATAATAATCTGTGACTTTAACTTAGG
It encodes:
- a CDS encoding FeoC-like transcriptional regulator translates to MRDYIKEQQSVSLERLAKHFNTPAHVIESMLKHWERKSVITKHNPKLCNKSCSGCDVQTSTIYCYSM
- a CDS encoding substrate-binding periplasmic protein; this translates as MIWHLKALSFDWSNVSDLQPYKVGGLIGANYGDAFQQAESEGKLIVERTPTEPPNFMKLLQGRIQLYPLDREVGYSILRKFYQPEQTRKIVYHPTPLINPRYYLLINKKTKKAKDLIATFNSGLDRLRKNGRHEELFNLSRKGYFNLENQRDNTVQKEQITTL